One genomic segment of Chelonia mydas isolate rCheMyd1 chromosome 1, rCheMyd1.pri.v2, whole genome shotgun sequence includes these proteins:
- the TMEM60 gene encoding transmembrane protein 60, whose product MRMSLAQRVLLTWLFTLLFLIMLVLKLDEKAPWNWFLIFIPVWIFDTILLVMLIVKMAGRCKSGYDPRNGSQNVKKKAWYLIAMLLKLAFCLALCAKLEQFTEMKLVYVFIPLWALLMGGMIELGYNIFYVRRD is encoded by the coding sequence ATGAGAATGTCCCTGGCACAGAGAGTGCTGCTCACATGGCTTTTCACATTACTCTTCCTGATTATGTTGGTGTTAAAATTGGACGAGAAAGCACCATGGAACTGGTTTCTTATCTTTATTCCAGTCTGGATATTTGATACTATCCTTCTCGTTATGCTAATTGTAAAAATGGCTGGGCGATGTAAGTCTGGCTATGACCCTCGCAATGGTTCTCAAAACGTAAAGAAAAAGGCCTGGTACCTCATCGCAATGCTGCTTAAATTAGCTTTCTGCCTTGCCCTCTGCGCtaaactggaacaatttactgaaATGAAACTAGTGTATGTCTTTATCCCCTTATGGGCCTTGCTCATGGGGGGAATGATTGAGCTTGGATATAACATCTTCTATGTACGAAGAGACTAA